One part of the Arachidicoccus terrestris genome encodes these proteins:
- a CDS encoding glycoside hydrolase family 97 protein — protein sequence MKYLIKRQQKSESMFAVPVLYMRQTHSCLSGYRILCLVAALLAVVIQSNAAGIAKDGSKNKVQAKHLELQSPDKMYRLSIETRDAISWKLFYKNRKVASSPAISLKLPSRVLGSHEQVLNTAYREVDTIAYPVYGDFDHLAERYNELTIHFESDFDVIFRAYDQGIAYRFKTKSADSLTIIGEQADFRLPGEVTADIAMTNNLTAWELPYQQYSSVRAIPDSLHAITPALFTVTQPECRIVIAEADVRAYPGMYLQRKGELLSGYWASYPKTTAMGSWGNFVSVVKDRQNYIAKTAGHHKFPWRVIIATDDDRSLLTNKLIYLLSEPNRLPDTHWIRPGKATWEWWHDAILPGVNMPSGMDNRNTALYNYYVDFAAKHDLEYLMIDAGWSNVYDIQKPNPKIDIRQVIRRARSKHVGVFLWCVASSLLKDLPGNMDYLAGLGIAGLKVDFFDRDDQVASAWMESIAQQAAKRHLLVDFHGCTKPSGLERTYPNIINYEAVRGAECDKWDTTANPGHHLTVPFIRMLAGPIDYTSGAMRNKTRASFRPIGEGLPSAMGTRCHELAMYVVFDQPLAMLCDAPSVYEKYPDVLSYLSRVPTTFNDTKVLSASLGNYAVIAKRSDEQWFIGAMTNWSQRDISIDCAFLPKGKKYAATIFKDGPDADHQATDYVVEKLELTHASKLNMHLAPGGGAALWLKPID from the coding sequence ATGAAGTATTTGATTAAGAGACAGCAAAAGAGTGAGTCAATGTTCGCAGTGCCGGTTTTATATATGCGGCAAACCCATTCATGTTTATCTGGATATCGGATACTTTGCCTGGTAGCGGCTTTGCTGGCTGTGGTCATTCAGTCAAATGCCGCGGGAATTGCCAAGGATGGATCAAAAAATAAAGTTCAAGCAAAACACCTCGAACTTCAGTCCCCTGACAAGATGTACAGGCTTTCAATTGAAACACGAGATGCTATTTCCTGGAAGCTCTTCTACAAGAACCGCAAAGTCGCCAGTTCTCCTGCCATCAGCCTGAAATTACCTTCCAGGGTATTGGGTAGCCATGAACAGGTTCTTAACACAGCTTATAGAGAAGTTGATACAATAGCTTATCCCGTTTATGGGGATTTTGACCATCTCGCAGAACGTTATAATGAATTGACCATACATTTTGAAAGTGACTTCGATGTGATTTTCAGAGCCTATGATCAAGGCATTGCATACCGCTTTAAAACAAAGTCAGCAGATTCGTTAACCATTATCGGGGAACAGGCCGATTTTAGGCTGCCCGGAGAGGTTACCGCTGATATTGCCATGACCAATAATCTGACGGCCTGGGAACTGCCCTATCAACAATATAGCTCAGTAAGGGCGATTCCGGACAGCCTGCATGCCATCACTCCTGCGCTGTTTACAGTAACACAGCCTGAATGCCGGATCGTCATCGCTGAGGCGGATGTTCGGGCCTATCCAGGCATGTATCTTCAACGGAAAGGAGAACTACTGTCCGGTTATTGGGCTTCTTATCCTAAAACTACCGCTATGGGTAGCTGGGGCAATTTTGTTTCGGTTGTAAAGGACCGGCAGAATTATATCGCCAAAACGGCCGGTCATCATAAATTTCCCTGGAGAGTCATTATCGCGACAGACGATGACCGGAGTTTGCTGACCAATAAGTTGATTTACCTGTTGTCCGAACCGAACAGATTGCCTGATACACATTGGATCAGACCCGGAAAAGCTACCTGGGAGTGGTGGCATGATGCCATATTGCCGGGTGTGAATATGCCTTCAGGTATGGATAACCGCAATACTGCCCTATACAATTACTATGTTGACTTTGCCGCTAAGCATGATCTGGAGTACCTGATGATTGACGCCGGATGGTCCAATGTCTATGACATACAAAAACCTAATCCCAAAATTGATATTCGTCAAGTTATCCGCCGGGCAAGATCGAAACATGTAGGTGTATTTCTCTGGTGCGTTGCCAGTTCATTACTTAAAGACCTACCCGGCAACATGGATTATCTGGCAGGTCTCGGGATCGCGGGGCTAAAAGTAGACTTTTTTGACAGAGATGATCAGGTTGCGTCAGCGTGGATGGAATCAATAGCTCAGCAGGCGGCGAAGCGGCATTTGCTGGTTGATTTTCATGGATGCACAAAGCCCTCAGGACTGGAAAGAACTTATCCTAATATTATCAATTATGAGGCTGTTAGAGGAGCAGAATGTGATAAGTGGGATACGACGGCCAATCCCGGGCATCACCTGACAGTTCCCTTTATCCGAATGCTGGCAGGCCCCATAGACTATACGTCTGGAGCCATGCGTAATAAAACCAGAGCCTCTTTCAGGCCAATAGGAGAAGGGCTTCCCTCTGCGATGGGAACAAGGTGCCATGAACTGGCCATGTATGTCGTTTTTGATCAACCGCTGGCAATGCTTTGTGACGCGCCCAGTGTGTATGAAAAGTACCCTGATGTCCTCAGTTATCTTTCACGGGTACCGACGACCTTTAACGATACGAAGGTGCTAAGTGCTTCTTTGGGTAATTATGCGGTTATTGCTAAACGCAGTGATGAACAATGGTTCATAGGCGCAATGACAAACTGGAGCCAGCGTGATATTTCGATTGATTGTGCGTTTTTGCCGAAAGGGAAAAAATACGCGGCAACAATTTTTAAAGACGGTCCTGATGCGGATCATCAGGCGACAGATTATGTCGTGGAGAAATTGGAACTGACCCATGCCTCAAAGCTGAATATGCATCTTGCCCCCGGAGGAGGTGCCGCACTCTGGCTAAAACCGATTGATTAA
- a CDS encoding SusC/RagA family TonB-linked outer membrane protein — translation MKNMGNVCKSKLPIRALRRNCWLLFSSLLFAFAAQAQTNVTISGTVTSAETGLPIDGASVTVKQTSKGAITNARGHYQLVVNSTDTLVFAYIGFERIERPVGSNKELNVAMVPTAATMDVVVVAGAIMKKSDLTGAVATISADQIAATPTTDINQAIQGKLPGVYVKSSAQPGSGASIQIRGINSIQYGTNPIFVVDGTIIDGGFNTLNPDEIESVTVLKDASATAIYGSRGANGVVLVTTKAGHRGEGKITYDGWVGWDSFSKKLDLMDGHDIFDLRVDAYANAYIDKNPGADRQDYINRYLLSDSSVAFGAYELEAYKNGDSYNWLDRVTRTGVKQNHTIGFSGGTDKGTYLISLNYTDQNGLMQKSDYQRYSGRINLEQKVKSWLKVGTHTTFSKTTENIVDGSVFSAALGANPLLAIDTTDLAYLKWADVKNQDQFNPLLSLNILNKQYLTRLLSSSYISITPVHNLDLRSTFSIDNINQQQYKYIPAHTGQDLRNSYHGSAEHYKSETTNLQWDNTATYDMHLGAHRLNLLGGMSVQKNTSNYNDIQAHGFPNDDFGYKFLNGAYSKDQTVLASDFVTTSLLSFYARADYNYDQRYFATATLRFDGSSKFGPDHKWGTFPSVAVAWDMAKEDFMKNVNWVEQLKFKAGYGIAGNQNIPDYAMYSLYRPTTTNGQFVYVSDGRLGNPDLQWERQKQLNLGLDMSFIDNRLNASFDYFKINNSNLLMNKTLSTVTGFTNTVANVGELTNKGLEFSFDYAILRGSGLNWNVNFSVSSSKNKVTELYADVDAIYNKGGYTGVEIQPTGNLFLGEPVNAIYLYKFKKIAQQSDMDAIKDIDFGGRTIRPGDIIPVDLDGNNIIDDNDRSVVGTLDPKYYGGFGTTLSYKGWALNAFFNYSHGAKRISYLYNSLIGSTGMSAASGDLLDRWTPENTNTLIPRVAYGESVYSYGNVDLGVQDASFLRLSNCTISYTFDQKLRPSFLDRLRLYVSGTNLLLWTKDKGFDPETGDDYPNFKSVVVGINLSF, via the coding sequence ATGAAAAATATGGGCAACGTGTGTAAAAGCAAGCTTCCGATAAGGGCTCTCAGGCGAAATTGTTGGTTGCTGTTCAGCTCTCTGTTGTTTGCTTTTGCTGCTCAGGCACAGACAAATGTGACTATCAGTGGTACAGTTACCAGTGCCGAAACGGGGCTGCCGATAGATGGTGCTTCGGTAACTGTAAAACAAACCTCAAAGGGCGCTATTACTAATGCCCGGGGTCATTACCAATTAGTAGTGAATAGCACTGATACATTAGTGTTTGCGTATATCGGCTTTGAGCGTATCGAACGGCCTGTAGGCAGTAATAAAGAATTGAATGTAGCTATGGTGCCTACGGCGGCGACAATGGATGTTGTCGTGGTAGCCGGGGCAATCATGAAGAAAAGTGATCTGACGGGCGCCGTGGCGACGATCTCAGCGGATCAAATAGCTGCTACACCGACAACAGATATCAATCAGGCGATACAGGGAAAATTGCCCGGGGTATATGTTAAGTCCAGTGCCCAGCCCGGAAGTGGAGCTAGCATTCAGATACGTGGCATCAATTCCATTCAATATGGCACAAACCCTATCTTTGTTGTAGATGGCACTATTATAGATGGCGGATTTAATACCCTTAACCCGGATGAAATTGAAAGTGTCACTGTTTTAAAAGACGCTTCCGCTACGGCTATCTATGGTTCAAGAGGGGCAAACGGTGTCGTTTTGGTAACGACAAAGGCAGGGCACCGTGGCGAGGGGAAAATAACCTATGATGGCTGGGTAGGCTGGGATTCTTTTAGTAAGAAGTTAGACCTGATGGATGGCCATGATATATTTGATTTACGGGTAGATGCATATGCGAATGCCTATATCGATAAAAATCCGGGAGCCGATCGTCAGGATTATATCAATCGTTATCTTTTAAGTGATAGCTCGGTCGCTTTTGGCGCATATGAGCTGGAAGCTTATAAAAATGGCGATTCCTATAACTGGTTGGACCGCGTGACCAGAACGGGCGTCAAGCAAAATCATACGATTGGTTTTTCCGGCGGCACGGATAAAGGAACGTACCTGATAAGCCTCAATTATACAGATCAGAACGGGCTGATGCAGAAATCTGACTATCAGAGATACAGCGGGCGCATTAACCTGGAACAGAAAGTAAAATCATGGTTAAAAGTGGGAACCCATACAACATTTTCGAAGACAACCGAGAACATAGTTGATGGAAGCGTATTTAGTGCTGCATTGGGCGCCAATCCGCTTTTGGCCATCGATACTACTGACTTAGCTTATCTTAAATGGGCTGATGTTAAAAATCAGGATCAATTTAATCCCTTACTAAGCCTCAATATCCTGAACAAACAATATCTGACACGCCTTTTATCAAGCAGCTATATTTCCATTACACCAGTGCACAATCTGGATCTGCGCTCCACGTTTTCTATAGATAACATCAATCAACAACAGTATAAATACATACCGGCGCATACCGGACAGGACTTACGCAACAGTTATCATGGCAGCGCAGAACATTATAAAAGTGAGACCACGAACCTGCAATGGGATAACACAGCCACGTATGACATGCATTTGGGCGCCCATCGTCTCAACTTATTGGGCGGGATGTCGGTTCAGAAAAATACGAGTAATTACAATGATATTCAGGCGCATGGGTTTCCCAATGATGATTTTGGCTATAAATTCCTGAATGGTGCTTATTCAAAAGATCAGACGGTGTTAGCGTCAGATTTTGTAACCACTTCGTTATTGTCCTTTTATGCGAGAGCGGACTATAACTATGATCAGAGGTATTTTGCGACGGCAACCTTACGCTTTGACGGATCTTCCAAATTCGGCCCGGATCATAAATGGGGGACGTTTCCTTCCGTAGCTGTAGCCTGGGATATGGCAAAAGAGGACTTTATGAAAAATGTGAATTGGGTAGAACAGCTTAAGTTTAAAGCAGGTTATGGGATTGCTGGTAACCAGAATATTCCTGATTATGCTATGTATAGCTTATACCGTCCGACCACTACCAACGGACAGTTTGTATATGTGTCTGATGGACGTCTGGGAAACCCTGATTTACAGTGGGAAAGACAGAAGCAGTTAAACCTTGGCCTGGATATGAGCTTTATTGATAACCGCCTGAATGCCTCTTTCGATTATTTTAAAATCAATAACAGCAATCTGTTGATGAACAAAACTTTGTCTACTGTAACGGGATTCACTAATACAGTAGCCAATGTCGGAGAACTGACTAACAAGGGCCTTGAGTTTTCATTTGATTATGCGATTTTAAGAGGCAGCGGGCTAAACTGGAATGTGAATTTCTCCGTATCCTCATCGAAGAATAAAGTAACGGAACTGTATGCTGACGTTGATGCGATATATAACAAAGGTGGATATACAGGCGTTGAAATTCAGCCGACGGGCAATCTGTTTCTAGGAGAGCCTGTAAACGCCATCTATCTGTATAAATTTAAAAAAATTGCACAACAGTCAGATATGGATGCCATTAAAGATATCGACTTTGGTGGCCGGACGATTCGCCCCGGAGACATTATCCCGGTAGATCTGGATGGCAATAATATTATAGATGATAATGACAGATCTGTAGTAGGCACTCTAGATCCCAAATATTATGGCGGATTCGGAACCACATTGAGTTATAAGGGATGGGCGTTGAATGCATTTTTTAATTATTCTCACGGCGCAAAAAGGATCAGTTATTTATATAATAGCCTGATCGGATCAACAGGGATGAGCGCCGCTTCCGGAGATCTGCTTGACAGGTGGACACCGGAAAATACGAACACGCTTATCCCCAGAGTCGCCTATGGAGAATCCGTCTATTCCTATGGCAATGTGGACCTGGGCGTTCAGGATGCTTCTTTTCTCCGGCTCTCGAACTGCACGATATCTTATACTTTCGATCAAAAGTTGAGGCCCTCTTTTTTAGACAGGCTTCGCTTGTATGTTTCAGGCACCAATCTGCTATTATGGACAAAAGACAAGGGCTTTGATCCGGAGACAGGTGATGACTATCCCAATTTCAAATCGGTTGTAGTCGGGATAAATCTTTCGTTCTAA
- a CDS encoding RagB/SusD family nutrient uptake outer membrane protein, which produces MKRFIVRYSVLLVLLLGCISCNKFLDREPQTALTQEQVYAKLENIEPLLSGLLTNWRNIHKDRGGFVFQLGTDETQQGAYQVMTDPDQSALDKYGSYLASSNNALTGQWNPRWPIVAAAAQAVFALENLKDASNETKRKELLGEASFIRAAMMFELTQYWGRIPIVDAARLTELGTGRQPLKDIYTQITADLLTAVENLPETQADKKNITKYAALSLLGKVYLYAPDSSGFRDYEKAAGYFKQVIDSHKYQLVANFADLFDPTKPNSTESIYEFQFNNVYPDNNQIQWQMGSRALANIDGNCYFGGYDLLVPTKYCYSDAKDGGIWETGDLRKDASIRYDFTYKDSIHPTIPAGFGGDELDPHVKKYEDPRTQGSLSFWYSGKDVFYLRYADILLNYAECLNETGKTAEAVQIVNDQIRRRAFGGTLPEADRWSAAMNQEQFRKEVLDERMRELCFEGWRRMDLIRSGKFVELIKSRNKWAKESGTIQAYNQLYPIPLTEILQNTDIPDTDQNPGYNH; this is translated from the coding sequence ATGAAACGATTTATAGTTCGGTATAGTGTGTTGCTTGTGTTGCTGCTGGGTTGTATTTCCTGTAATAAGTTTTTGGACAGGGAGCCGCAGACAGCTTTGACACAGGAACAGGTTTACGCAAAATTGGAGAATATTGAACCATTGTTATCGGGGCTGTTGACAAATTGGCGTAATATACACAAAGACAGAGGGGGATTTGTTTTTCAATTAGGGACAGATGAAACGCAGCAAGGGGCTTATCAGGTGATGACCGATCCTGACCAGTCAGCGTTGGATAAATATGGGAGTTATCTTGCTTCTAGCAATAATGCCTTAACGGGGCAGTGGAATCCCCGTTGGCCCATCGTGGCGGCCGCGGCACAGGCGGTCTTTGCACTGGAGAATCTTAAGGATGCCTCCAATGAAACGAAACGAAAGGAATTGTTGGGAGAAGCGAGTTTTATCAGGGCTGCGATGATGTTCGAGCTGACACAGTACTGGGGACGTATTCCAATTGTAGATGCTGCCAGACTAACAGAACTTGGCACTGGCAGGCAGCCGCTAAAGGATATTTATACACAGATAACCGCTGATCTTTTAACGGCAGTGGAAAATTTGCCGGAAACGCAGGCGGATAAGAAGAATATTACTAAATACGCGGCACTTTCACTTTTGGGGAAAGTGTATCTATACGCCCCGGACTCTTCCGGGTTCAGAGATTATGAAAAAGCCGCCGGATATTTTAAACAGGTTATCGATTCACATAAGTATCAGCTGGTGGCGAACTTCGCAGATCTTTTCGATCCCACAAAGCCGAATTCCACGGAATCTATTTATGAATTTCAGTTTAATAATGTGTATCCGGATAATAACCAGATCCAGTGGCAGATGGGATCGCGCGCGCTGGCCAATATTGATGGTAATTGTTATTTCGGAGGGTATGACTTGCTTGTGCCGACCAAGTACTGTTATAGCGATGCAAAGGATGGCGGAATATGGGAAACCGGCGACTTGAGAAAAGACGCGAGCATCCGTTACGACTTTACCTATAAGGATAGCATACATCCTACCATTCCGGCAGGCTTTGGTGGTGATGAACTGGATCCCCACGTCAAGAAGTATGAGGACCCGAGAACACAGGGATCGTTGAGTTTCTGGTATTCAGGAAAAGACGTGTTCTATCTCAGATACGCTGATATTTTATTGAACTACGCAGAGTGTCTCAATGAGACTGGAAAGACTGCTGAAGCCGTGCAAATTGTCAATGACCAGATTCGCAGGCGCGCATTTGGAGGCACCTTGCCTGAGGCGGACCGGTGGAGTGCCGCTATGAATCAGGAACAGTTCCGAAAAGAGGTGTTGGATGAAAGGATGCGCGAACTATGTTTTGAGGGCTGGCGGAGAATGGATTTAATCCGCTCCGGAAAATTTGTAGAATTGATTAAATCTAGAAATAAGTGGGCTAAAGAAAGTGGCACAATACAAGCTTATAACCAGTTATATCCGATTCCTTTAACAGAAATACTTCAAAATACGGATATCCCAGATACGGATCAGAACCCGGGCTATAATCATTAG
- a CDS encoding AraC family transcriptional regulator yields MSTYQNTIDHVCERSVQFTNDVYVHFLAECPFPGQFFITSLTHLPKATHYHRYFKKGTDFNILIYCTSGSGWCSIGDSLHTLHPNQYVLIPATELPVAYGVKNNDFWGVYITHFDGCNISYFNDSSGINPSIRPVDIGVNRKGIEIWEEMYRLLSEEISSSDYAHANFCLYHFLASFLFPSSESKKNEAENWVQETIVFMEEMIREKLSVEDLAERLNLSVSYFSALFRKATGIPPLEYFIQLKLQNACRLLKERGLKVKDVADAIGYDDPFHFSRLFKKHMKMSPLAYKSSGRPDNRPVISELGQGMKVSLLAG; encoded by the coding sequence ATGAGTACATATCAAAACACAATTGACCACGTTTGTGAAAGGAGCGTTCAGTTCACAAATGATGTATATGTTCATTTCCTGGCTGAGTGTCCGTTCCCGGGCCAGTTCTTTATTACCAGCCTGACACATTTACCGAAAGCGACGCATTATCACCGATACTTTAAGAAAGGTACGGACTTTAATATCCTGATTTACTGTACCAGTGGAAGTGGATGGTGCAGTATCGGGGACAGCTTGCATACGCTACATCCGAATCAATATGTGTTAATCCCGGCTACGGAGTTGCCGGTGGCATATGGCGTTAAGAATAATGACTTTTGGGGTGTTTATATAACCCATTTTGACGGCTGCAACATTTCTTATTTTAATGATTCATCTGGCATCAATCCATCGATCAGGCCTGTCGATATAGGTGTTAACAGAAAAGGAATTGAAATATGGGAAGAAATGTACCGCTTACTCAGTGAAGAAATTTCCAGTTCTGATTATGCACATGCGAATTTTTGTCTTTATCATTTTTTGGCTTCCTTTCTTTTTCCTTCCAGTGAATCAAAAAAGAATGAGGCGGAAAACTGGGTTCAGGAGACCATCGTCTTCATGGAAGAGATGATCCGTGAAAAACTATCCGTTGAGGATCTGGCAGAGCGCCTTAACTTGTCCGTTTCTTATTTCTCTGCTTTATTCCGGAAAGCGACAGGTATTCCTCCACTGGAATACTTTATTCAGTTGAAGCTGCAAAACGCCTGCCGTTTACTGAAAGAAAGAGGCCTGAAAGTGAAGGATGTTGCAGACGCAATTGGCTATGATGACCCTTTTCATTTTTCACGCCTTTTTAAAAAACATATGAAGATGTCACCTTTGGCGTATAAATCTTCCGGTAGACCGGATAATAGACCGGTTATCTCTGAACTGGGACAGGGGATGAAGGTTTCTTTATTGGCTGGTTAG
- a CDS encoding aldose epimerase family protein, with product MQVRKERWGTYCAQPVYLFTLTNSAGSVVKLTNYGARVVAARVPDKKGRLDDVILGFDSLKAYLEDQSFMGATIGRFANRISNARFTLDQQVWRLEANEGLHSNHSGAAGFDHQVFQVSELSKEGAAAKLVFCLADKHSNGGFPGNLQLKVSYCWGEKEDSLHIIYEACSDRKGILNLTNHSYFNLSGASGSFGGHKNCLDHRLQIEADKILEAGTDYIPTGRKISVRKEQISGLIADQCLDRRTQQAGMPGGRLSGGKPKENCRMTHLEEDAGNVGGLNTCFELLKTDESLACQLVCDHSGRKLEVRTSYPGLLVYTGDRLYSRLPGHAGCAYKPFDGVALECQYYPDSPNQPSFPPAIIDVDKPYLEYITYTFSVVKQK from the coding sequence ATGCAAGTAAGAAAGGAACGCTGGGGAACTTATTGTGCTCAACCGGTGTATTTGTTTACACTCACTAATTCAGCCGGAAGTGTTGTTAAATTAACTAATTATGGAGCGAGGGTCGTAGCCGCCAGAGTACCGGATAAGAAGGGGCGATTGGATGATGTTATTTTGGGTTTTGATTCACTGAAAGCCTATCTGGAGGACCAGAGTTTTATGGGAGCTACAATTGGCCGGTTCGCCAATAGAATTTCAAATGCCAGATTTACATTGGATCAACAGGTCTGGAGGTTAGAAGCAAATGAAGGCCTTCATAGTAATCATAGCGGAGCCGCAGGTTTTGATCATCAGGTTTTTCAGGTATCGGAATTGTCTAAAGAGGGGGCTGCGGCGAAACTGGTATTTTGTTTAGCGGACAAACATAGTAACGGAGGTTTCCCAGGTAACTTGCAACTAAAAGTATCCTATTGTTGGGGGGAGAAAGAGGATAGCTTACATATTATCTATGAAGCATGCTCAGACCGTAAGGGGATTCTGAATCTGACCAATCACAGTTATTTTAATCTGTCTGGTGCATCCGGATCCTTTGGTGGCCACAAAAACTGCCTGGATCACAGATTGCAGATTGAAGCAGATAAGATTCTGGAAGCCGGTACCGACTATATCCCGACAGGACGGAAGATCTCTGTGCGTAAGGAGCAGATTTCAGGCCTGATCGCAGATCAATGTTTAGACAGGAGAACGCAGCAGGCAGGGATGCCTGGCGGCAGATTATCGGGCGGTAAACCGAAGGAGAATTGCCGTATGACACATTTGGAGGAGGATGCCGGTAATGTTGGGGGGTTAAACACTTGTTTTGAGCTGCTGAAGACAGATGAATCCCTTGCCTGCCAGCTTGTGTGTGACCATTCGGGAAGAAAATTGGAAGTCCGGACGAGTTATCCCGGCCTGTTAGTCTATACAGGAGACCGTCTGTACAGCCGTCTGCCGGGTCATGCCGGATGTGCTTATAAACCCTTTGACGGGGTGGCTCTGGAATGTCAGTATTACCCCGATAGTCCGAACCAGCCTTCTTTCCCGCCCGCAATTATTGATGTTGACAAACCGTATCTCGAATATATAACATACACGTTTTCTGTTGTTAAACAAAAATGA
- a CDS encoding AraC family transcriptional regulator, which yields MPTSKHTKFPSLEEGFIGQKRIVLPPDVQNKQTSSKLIRQFFITAIGYYPNAKHHQIHRVDGAPDYIFIYCETGEGSIKVEGVQYHLRPNTYFIIPKKTAHQYKSSEEQPWTIYWAHFNGTIAGTLFKRGLGPEKGLQLQSFAFNEQIFELFDQTISMLEHNYTTAQLEVTNLNFLYFISRFVYHQQINHNLYDNDNISASIKFMKENLSKSLTLDDLAKRSGLSASHFALLFKKKMGIAPIHYFNQLKIQKSCQYLYFTTSSIKVICYELGFEDPYYFSRLFKKCMGVSPYHYRKTHNPA from the coding sequence ATGCCTACCTCTAAACATACAAAATTCCCATCGTTGGAAGAAGGCTTTATTGGTCAGAAGCGGATCGTCCTTCCTCCGGATGTTCAAAACAAACAGACATCCAGCAAATTAATCCGACAGTTTTTCATCACCGCCATTGGCTATTACCCCAACGCCAAACATCATCAGATTCACCGGGTAGACGGCGCTCCAGATTACATCTTCATTTATTGTGAAACCGGTGAAGGGAGCATCAAAGTTGAAGGTGTTCAATATCACTTACGTCCAAATACCTATTTTATTATACCCAAAAAGACCGCTCATCAATACAAAAGTAGCGAGGAACAGCCCTGGACGATCTATTGGGCACATTTCAACGGTACAATTGCCGGTACTTTGTTCAAACGTGGGCTGGGGCCAGAAAAAGGACTCCAGCTCCAGTCCTTTGCATTTAATGAGCAGATTTTCGAATTATTTGACCAAACAATTTCCATGTTGGAGCATAACTATACGACCGCTCAGCTTGAAGTAACAAATTTGAACTTCTTATATTTTATCTCCCGTTTTGTCTATCACCAACAAATTAACCATAATCTCTATGATAATGATAATATCAGCGCATCGATAAAATTCATGAAAGAAAATCTTTCCAAATCCCTCACACTTGACGATCTGGCAAAAAGATCCGGCCTTTCCGCGTCCCATTTTGCCTTATTATTCAAAAAGAAGATGGGTATTGCGCCTATACACTATTTCAATCAGCTTAAGATTCAGAAGTCCTGCCAATACCTTTACTTTACCACGTCTTCCATAAAAGTGATCTGTTATGAGCTGGGATTCGAGGATCCCTACTATTTTTCCAGACTGTTTAAAAAATGCATGGGCGTATCACCCTACCACTATAGAAAGACACATAATCCTGCGTAG